From the genome of Candidatus Binatota bacterium:
CGCCAACGTGCGGCTCGTGGGTACCCACGCGGGCGTGGGCCCCGGTGAAGACGGTTACAGCCAGATGGGGCTCGAGGACGTGGCCCTCATGCGTTCGCTGCCCAACATGGTCGTGCTGCAGCCAGCCGACGCGGTAGAAGCCGAGCGCGCGACCGAGTTCCTGGCCGATTACGTGGGGCCCGCTTATCTGCGCCTCACCAGGCAGGCGCTACCCGATATCTTTGACGCGGATTACAGCTTCGAGTTTGGAAAAGGCATACGGCTGCGCGAGGGCAAGGACCTGGTGCTGGTTGCTTCCGGCGGCGTGGTCGCAAACTGCCTCGAAGCCGCGGAGCTGCTCGCTGCTGACGGCGTGGAAACGGGCGTAGTCAACATTCACACCATAAAGCCGCTGGACGAACAGCTCCTCAGAGAAGTCGCTTCGAACAGTAGCCGGGTATTGACGGTAGAAGATCACGGCGTGGTCGGCGGTCTCGGCAGCGCCGTAGTTGAGGCCCTGTCGGAGATGCCAGACGTAGTCGTACGCAGGCACGGAGTGCTGGGCTACGGTGAATCCGGTACTCAGGTTGATCTCTACGCCCGCCACATGCTCGATGCGGCCGGCATCGCAGAGGCCGCACGACGTTTCCTGGCCCCCGAGATCGAAGCAGTGGCCACCGGCTGATCGAGCTCGCGTCGCTTCTCAAGCAACGCCGCCACGAACAAAGACAGTCTCGTGCAGCTCGCGCCCCTGCCTGCGGTATTTTGTTTCGTAGGCCGAGCAGGTCGGCTCGGCGGATTTTTCAGCAGGACCTGCTGACCGGCGTCTACCGGGACGCTGCACCAAGCCCGCTTCCAGCAATCCATCCAGCGCGCTCTCGTACATCACTCGCACGTCGGTAACGAGCCTCAGCTCGCCGCCGGCGTTGAGGCTTCGTGCGACTCCGCGACAGAACTCGCCGGTGAATAAGCGGCGCTTGTGGTGGCGCTTCTTCCACCAGGGATCGGGGAAGTAAACATGGAAGGTGTCGATGCTTTCGGGCGCAAGTAGACAGGAAGTAACCCAACGTCCATCCAGCCCGTAGAGCAGCGCGTTGGGCGGCCGATCGGCTGTCGCTTCAAACGCTTTTACGAGGCCGACGCGAATCTCGAAGCCTGCGTACAGTGTTGAAGGGGTGCGGCGGGCGGCCTCCAATAGGAAGCCGCAGGAGCCAGCTCCGATCTCGAGCTCTACCCGCTCAACTGAGGGCGCTTGTTCGAGCCACCAGCTGCGTGGTAGGGGAGAGTCGGGGTCGAAAAGGGCGAAATTCACCGTCCGAGGTCAGTGCTACGCGGACGTCATGTGCAGGGCCACCCACAGCGTGTAAGCGGTTGCGATGATAGTCATCCATAAGCCGACCGTGATTCTCATCAGAAGCTTGTCCAGTGCCGGGTCGGTGACTGGCAGGCCTCCCTGTTCGGCCCTGACCATGCGCAGGCCCATACCGATGGCGACCCAGGTAGCCAGCATGATGACCAGGAAGGCCATCGTCAGTTTCCAGGCCAGGGCAGCGCCGACAAGTTCGAAGTAGTCACTCCCGAGGTTCTGCTTGTAGGAGGTCACCTGGTAGGCGCCGGTGATCAACACGACCCCCAGGGAGCCGATCGACAGGGGGCCGTAGACCTTGAGCAACACCACGTAACGCGATCGCCGTCTCACCGCGTCGGCGGTTCCTGTTGCTGCCGAGGGCAGGAGCAAGGCCATGAAAACCGAGGTCCCCAGGAAGATGGATGAGGCCAGGAGATGAACAAACGGCAACAGATCGGGCATGGGCCGCGCTTGTAACGAGCGGTGCGTGTGATTGCAACAAACGTTGTTTTTTCGCCCTCCAGCCGCTACCTATAATTTAAGTGGCTAGGCCCCTCCAGACTGATGACAACAGGCTTCCTACCCTGGCCGGTACCCGGGGTGACGAGGCCGTGCTCGCTGAAACTGCAGTCCTGACGTCGCTTGACGCGGCCCTGGGCTGGGCGCGCAAATACTCGATATTTCCGTACCCCTTCGCTACCGCCTGCTGCGCCATGGAG
Proteins encoded in this window:
- a CDS encoding transketolase family protein, with the protein product MTEMAKATRVAFGEALARLGATHENVVVVDGDLSCSTNTRKFSEQFPDRFIQLGIAEGNMVGVAAGLAMAGKVPFVSSFACFLAGRFEQIRMSVGYNNANVRLVGTHAGVGPGEDGYSQMGLEDVALMRSLPNMVVLQPADAVEAERATEFLADYVGPAYLRLTRQALPDIFDADYSFEFGKGIRLREGKDLVLVASGGVVANCLEAAELLAADGVETGVVNIHTIKPLDEQLLREVASNSSRVLTVEDHGVVGGLGSAVVEALSEMPDVVVRRHGVLGYGESGTQVDLYARHMLDAAGIAEAARRFLAPEIEAVATG